Sequence from the Fragaria vesca subsp. vesca linkage group LG4, FraVesHawaii_1.0, whole genome shotgun sequence genome:
AGTCAGCATGTCAAACCCATAATTAGCTGACAATCTCTCACAAAACAAGTTCCAAGAACAACACTCCAAGCTACTAGTCCTGACAATCTCCAAGCCATTACCTGCTGAAAGTCAATCCCATACGTGATACCGACTTCTTGTGATGGGAATGCGGCAACAAAAGAATCATTCCTCCACACATGCACCGGTTCCTTCACATATGCCACCATCTTTTCACAACACTCACCCTGATGATCAGCTGCAACTCGTAACCCAACTTGTTCTATTGCCTCCACCCACTCTCTTGCTGATCCATCGAATATAGGAACCTGATTTTGAGCTCTATTAGTCTCTTCTCTCATAATCTATAACAACAATTTCAAATCCCACACTACTGCTTCCACACATTTCTACCAAAATCTAAATTCCAAAGTATGCTTTTTACTTTTTTAGTTAAAATTCTCTAATCTTTCAAACATTTTAACCTTTTTTACAAACAGTAACAATCAAAATTCACAAATATCACAATCAAACTCTACCAACCTCAACACTGCAATCTTCAGAATCCAAATTCTCAATCTCAATCCTGCAATTATCGACCTCCATAGCTTCCAAAGCCGAAAGCAAGTGCTCAACAGTTCGAATCTTGACCCCGTCTTTACATAGAGTAGTGCACAGAGGCGAATCCTCAGCGAACTCGATCGAAGCGCGAATCAGAGTTGACCGGAAGTCAAAGTACCTTCCTTTTCCGGCGAGCTCCGGCCATAACTTCACCGTGGACACCTTGCCGCTGTGCAAAGTCTTCCCCTTGCGCTCTATGCATCCCGCTAAGGTTTGCTGAAGCCGACCGGTCTGGAATCAGAGAATAACGGTAAGATAGTGACCGGAAAATGACGCCGGGACGGTTAGAGAGAGAGAGAGAGTACCGATTTCCAGGAGATGAGTTTGGAAGACTTGAATGCGTTGAGTGCAGCGGAGAGTGTCATCAGGTTACGAGTGGCGGTGGGAATACGACGGCGTTTAGTGTTATTTAACGGTTTAACCTAGGGGCTTTCACAGTGGTGCTCTTTTTTTTGGCGGGACAGTCGATGAGTTAGAGTAATTTTTTTTTTGTAAATTTAACACTCTTTTTTTGGGTGGTATAAGATTGACAGGTTTCGTGTTGTGACAATGTGACATGTTTGTTACCAATGTTACCATACGAAATCGACTAGAATATGAGACGGAAGAAATCGGTATGAAATTATTTCAATATCGTTCAGTTGTTTTATTTACAATACGAAATCATTATAAAAACAGAACTAATGACTTAGATTTAATTACGAAGGATGTTGTTTACTTATTATATCAAATCGAAATTAAAATTCGTTTAATTATTAAACATTAAAAAAGCTGTAATTGCCTAACAATTATATTGCAAAAGAACTAATCACGCGTCGTCAATATCCATTTTGGTGAGCCCTACGTGTGTGTGGAGGGAAGAATCCCGTTATTCGATCAATATCGACTTAATGTAAAAGAAACTTTTGGTATTATGAATATAAAAACTTGATTTCGAAAGCTTTGATTTTTAAATCCATATAGGAATCAAGAGGGATGTTTTGAAGCGGACGTCCGCAAAAAAGTTAAAATGCGGACGTCTCTCCTTCGGCCTCTCCGGCTTTGATCAAGGGCATGAACTCTTGCCAGTGACTAACCAAGTCTCTGGTTGAGCTTCTTCATGCCGCTGCTCTTTCTGGTGTAGTCGACGGTGCCGAGTTCAAACTCGAAACTGATATACAGGAAGTTTCAGGCGAGGTTTTCGCACAAACCTCTGACATCAACCATTTTGTCCTTCACATTGATGGTGAAGCCGTTTGGGATGTCCACGATCTTTGTCTGACAAGAATAACGTCGCCATCTACCCTTGATCAAGGTCGAAAGAGAGGTCCGCACTTTAACTTTTTTGCGGACGTCCGCTTCAGAACATCCTTGTAGGAATCAATCCCCAATAAGTATGTGAAACCTATATCTATAAAGTTTTGTGAATTTTATTCCATTTCAAGTTAATAGACGTGACATCAAAAAAGTAATAAAAAAAGAAAAAAGAAAAAAAGGGTAAAAATTAAGCGTAAAAGTGAAGCGCACACCATTAAGCGTCAATTGCCCGCCATAACCAAAAACCCTGACCAAAACCCTACTTCTCAGTCTCTTTCGCTCTCCAAATAAATTGAAATCAATCCCCTCTCAAACTTTTGGCTCCAAGAAAGGGAGGGAAACCCAGTCAAGGCCTCGACCAATCGAACCTCCCGCGCCGCATTTCAAATCTTCATTCAGTTTCCGGCAACCAGTCATGTCGCAGGAGGACGGCGTCAAACTGCGTGACGTCACCAGCACGGGCATTGTCATCAGTAACCGGATCGGTAAAGAAGTCGCGTCCCAGCTCGATCTCGAAGAGTCACTAGAAGCTTCCCGATACGCAAGCCACCCCTACGCTACTCATCCCAGAGAGGTAGTTAAGTTTGCTTATCTGATGCGAATCTGAGAACCTAGGGTTTTGTGGATTGGATTTGTTTTATGTGAGATTAGGTCAATTTGTTAGTGTTTCTAGTAATATTGATTATGAGGATGAGTTCGAGTCGGAGATTCGATATGAACTGGTGGAATTTGAACTGTTAAATTGTCGAATTCGTTGAGTTTTTAGCTGAATTGTTGTTGGACTAAACACATTGCCTTTTTTCGTGTTCAATTTCGCAGTGGCCGCCGTTGGCGGAAGTGGTGGATACTTGGGAGCTGCCTCCGGTGCTTATCGAGAGATATAATGCAGCTGGCGGGGAAGGAACTACATTGTGTGGGATATTTCCTGAGATTCGCAGGGCGTGGGCATCGATAGATAATTCCTTGTTTCTGTGGCGTTTCGACAAGTGGTGAGTCTATGTTAACCCTTGAGAGGAGAATATTGCTAATTGCAGAATAGATTGAGAGTATGGCCTCACAAATTAGACCTCGCAGTATCTTGATTGTCCTCTTATCATAAGTATAGGGAACACAAACTGTAGTCAGTTATCTTTCATGGAGTTCACCCTAAGACATGATATTATCCTTTTTATCGTGTTCTATACTGTCCTCGTTATCTATTGTATTCTACTTAGAACATGATATAAAGTTAACATTGAAAAGTTCTCTCTACAAATATGTAATCTGAACTTGGATGCTTATTATCAAAACTGCCCAACTGTCCCAACGTTGTGCTGATATTCTTTCAATGAATATAATAGATAGACATTATATGTTGGGAAATGTGTTCAAAATATGTTGCATATTTTAGATGGCATGTATTTACATCAAAATATTATACCACAAATATAGGAAAACAATTTAATCATACTCGAACATTTCTCCATAGAAATATTTACTACGGTTATAGCTTTGGAACACTGGTTCATGGGTTTTATCTCTACCTACTGTCCATTAACACTATCATTCTTTGTTGATCAGGGATGGACAATGTCCTGAATATAGTGGGGAGGATCAAGCTATTTGTGCTGTTGGCCTTGCTAAATCTAAACCTGGTGTTTTTGTTGAAGCTATTCAGTATCTTTTGATTTTGGCAACACCTGTTCAGGTACTAATTGATTTATCCTATTGCGTTCCTTTTTGTTTAGCTATTTGTGAATTTGGAATAATGTGGAGTTAGATTAGTTTCAATGTATTCCTTTCATTTGTTACAAGCATAAAATTTGTTTGTTTCTTTTGTTTAAAATCTTACTTTTGTTCAAAGTCTTACTTTTGTTTGTTACTTTCTATCAGTTAAGTCTTGTTGGAGTGTGTTGCTCTGGAGGGGGTGATGGCACAGATCCATATGCAGAGGTCACACTACAGCCATTGCCAGACTATACTGTACCGTCTGATGGGATCACCATGACTTGTATCACATGTACGGAGAAGGGTCGTATTTTACTGGCTGGGCGTGACGGCCACATCTATGAGTTACATTATTCAACTGGATCAAGCTGGCAATCAAGATGTAGGAAAGTTTGTCTGACTGCTGGTGTTGGAAGTATTATTTCCAGGTTATTTCCTTTGTTTGTGATCTTAATTCCTCATTTCTGTATTGATAGGCAAGCTTGTTTGTTTTCTTTCTTCTGTGTAATAATATTGTATTTGTGACTATCAAATTCTTACCTGCATTTTGAATTTGATTATCCTTCTCAGAGATAATATTAATTTGAAAATGTCTTTATTTTCAGATGGGTGGTACCTAATGTTTTCAAGTTTGGAGCTGTTGATCCTATCATTGAAATGGTGTTTGATAATGAGAGACACATATTGTATGCAAAAACTGAAGAAATGAAACTCCAGGTTTTTGTTCTGGGGCAAAATGCTAATGGACCATTAAAGAAAGTGGCAGAAGAAAAAAATTTGATCAATCTGAGGGATGTTCATTATGGAGGTAGACAAGCAACTGGACCTAGAGCTCCAAATAGAACGACAAAGTCATCTATAGTTTGTATATCACCATTGTCTACTCTTGAATCGAAGTCTCTACACCTTGTCGCTGTTTTGTCAGATGGGAGAAGGATGTACCTTACCACTTCTCCATCTAGTGGGAATTTGGGTGGTTTTAATACAGACCGTGACAAACCTAGCTGTTTAAAAGTTGTGACAACTAGGCCTTCTCCTCCTCTAGGGCTTAGTGGTGGACTTGCCTTTGGATCAATGTCTCTTGCTGGTAGACCTCAGAATGACGATCTCTCCCTAAAGGTTGAGGCTGCACATTATTCTGCTGGAACTCTTGTCCTTTCTGATTCATCTCCGCCAACAATGTCATCTCTTCTTATTGTAAACCGTGATTCAAGCACGCTATCTGCTGGTTCAAGTACTCTGGGGACAAGTTCAAGGAGTTCTCGGGCATTACGGGAATCTGTGTCTTCTTTACCAGTTGAAGGGCGAATGCTTTTTGTTGCAGATATTTTACCCTTGCCTGATACTGCAACCGCCATACTGTCTTTGTATTCAGCAATTGAATATGGTGGATATGAAAGCCTTGAGGAGTCATGTGAGAAGGTATCTGGAAAGCTTTGGGCCAGAGGCGATCTTTCAATCCAACATATATTACCAAGGAGGCGATTTGTCGTTTTCAGTACTATGGGCATGATGGAAATAGTTTTCAATAGGCCAGTAGACATTCTGAGGAGGTTGTTTGAGTCCAACTCACCCAGGTCAATCTTGGAAGAATTCTTCAATCGTTTTGGTCCTGGTGAAGCGGCTGCCATGTGTTTAATGCTAGCAGCCAGGGTAGTCCATTCTGAAAATCTTATAAGCAATGTTGTTGCTCAGAAGGCAGCTGAAGCTTTCGAGGACCCAAGATATGTTGGAATGCCACAACTGGAGGGAAACAATGCATTATCCAACACTAGAACAGCTGCAGGGGGATTTAGCATGGGACAGGTTGTTCAGGAGGCTGAGCCTGTGTTTTCAGGTGCACATGAAGGGCTTTGTTTATGCTCTGCAAGGTTGCTTTTTCCTGTCTGGGAACTTCCTGTGGTGATTGTAAAAGGCAGTTTGGGTTCCACAGGCGCTATTTCAGAAAATGGGTTAGTCGTATGCAGGCTCTCTATTGAGGCTATGCAAGTGCTTGAAAACAAAATTCGTTCACTAGAGAAGTTTCTAAGGTCTAGAAAGAACCAAAGGAGGGGCCTTTATGGCTGTGTTGCTGGTTCAGGAGACTTGACTGGCTCTATTCTTTTTGGAGCCAGTTCAGAACTAGGTGCTGGTGACCACATGGTTAGAAACTTATTTGGTGCCTACTCTCGGACTACTGAGTCTAATGCTGGTGGCTCATCTAATAAAAGGCAGAGATTACCATATAGTCCTGCTGAATTGGCAGCCTTGGAGGTAGTGGTTGGTCATTTCAGTAATGCAGAAGTGTTCATAGCTGTATTTTTTTTTTTCATTTCTTTTCATAATTTCAGATTGTGTTATCTGTAGGTCAGGGCCATGGAATGCATTAGGCAGTTACTACTTCGATCTAGTGAAGCCTTGTTTCTGCTCCAGCTTCTTTCACAGCACCATGTAACTCGCTTGGTCGAGAGCTTTGATGCTAATCTACGACAATCATTACTTCAAATGACATTCCATCAGTTAGTTTGCTCTGAGGAAGGAGACCGTCTTGCTACGAGGCTCATATCTGCTCTAATGGAGGTAATGCAATTTGGATTTAACATTGATCAAACTTAAATGAAATTTTTACACTAATTATCAAAACATTATTTCTTTACCTCATGCATTTGTCAGCTTGGTAGGGTTTTATCACCCATAGGTGTCTTCCATTGTGGTTTGTTCTTATATTTCATTGCTCCAGTATTATACTGGTCCTGATGGCAGGGGGGCAGTAGATGATGTTAGTTCAAGACTACGGGATGGTTGTCCAAGCTACTATAAGGAGTCTGATTACAAGTTTTTTCTAGCGGTAGAGTGTCTTGAGAGAGCTGCTGTACTTCCAGATCCTGTGGAGAAAGATAATCTTGCAAGAAAAGCCTTTGACTTTTTAAGCAAAGTTCCAGAATCTGCTGATTTACGAACTGTTTGCAGACGGTTTGAAGATTTAAGGTCAGCTTAGGGATAATGGTACAGCATTTCTGATTGTTGTCCCTAGCTTCGTGATTACGTCTAAATTATTACTATGATTGAACTGCAGATTTTATGAAGCTGTGGTTCGCTTACCTTTACAAAAGGCACAGGCTCTTGACCCTGCAGGTGATGCTTTTAATGACCAAATCGATGCAGCAGATCGAGAATATGCAGTTGCTCAACGTGTACAGTGTTATGAAATTATCATCAGTGCACTGCGTTCTCTAAAAGGTGACCCTTCACAGAGGGAGTTCAGTTCTCCTCTTAGGCGTGCTGCTGCACAGCCCGTCCTTGATCAGGCCTCTCGGAACAAGTATATATGCCAGATTGTTCAGCTTGGCATCCAATCTCCTGACAGATTATTTCATGAGTACTTGTACCGTGCTATGATTGATTTGGGACTTGAAAATGAGTTGTTGGAGAACGGAGGTCCTGATCTAGTACCCTTTTTACAAAGTGCTGCCCGTGAACATATACAAGAGGTAACATGTGATACTATTTATTGTGGGCCAGTTATTATAATTTCTTTCTTTTTTTCGCGATGCTCTCCTTTGCCTCAGAATTTTATCATAGATGTGTTTCACATTAGAGAGGTCTTTAAGTTTTTTTTTTTCTAGAAACAAGATTTTCCCTTAAATAATGTCTTTCACCTGTGTTTTCCCCTTATATTGACCCCCTGGTTTCCCCCATATTGTAGGTTAGAGCTATTTCAGCAGTGACCTCCGTGGCTTCTCCAATGGGACATCCTGGAACATCTATTCCATCCAATCAAGCCAAATTTTCTGAGCTTTTGGCACGGTACTATATCTTGAAGAGGCAACATCTGCTTGCAGCTCATGTATTGTTAAGACTGGCAGAAAGGCGATCCCCTAATTCAGGGGATGTTCCTACTCTAGATGAAAGGTATTTTCCCCTTCAGTTTATATGTATGTTTGTATGTATGTGGGTATATATATAGTTCACTGTACCGTGGCG
This genomic interval carries:
- the LOC101294752 gene encoding probable UDP-3-O-[3-hydroxymyristoyl] N-acetylglucosamine deacetylase 2-like, with the protein product MTLSAALNAFKSSKLISWKSTGRLQQTLAGCIERKGKTLHSGKVSTVKLWPELAGKGRYFDFRSTLIRASIEFAEDSPLCTTLCKDGVKIRTVEHLLSALEAMEVDNCRIEIENLDSEDCSVEVPIFDGSAREWVEAIEQVGLRVAADHQGECCEKMVAYVKEPVHVWRNDSFVAAFPSQEVGITYGIDFQQVPAIGRQWFSVSSLDKSLYSEQIALSRTFCTYEEVEQMRSAGLIKGGSLENAIVCSASKGWLNPPLRFQDEPCRHKVLDLIGDVSLFARYGSQGLPVAHIVAYKGGHTLHSVLVRRLSEII
- the LOC101295039 gene encoding nuclear pore complex protein Nup155-like; amino-acid sequence: MSQEDGVKLRDVTSTGIVISNRIGKEVASQLDLEESLEASRYASHPYATHPREWPPLAEVVDTWELPPVLIERYNAAGGEGTTLCGIFPEIRRAWASIDNSLFLWRFDKWDGQCPEYSGEDQAICAVGLAKSKPGVFVEAIQYLLILATPVQLSLVGVCCSGGGDGTDPYAEVTLQPLPDYTVPSDGITMTCITCTEKGRILLAGRDGHIYELHYSTGSSWQSRCRKVCLTAGVGSIISRWVVPNVFKFGAVDPIIEMVFDNERHILYAKTEEMKLQVFVLGQNANGPLKKVAEEKNLINLRDVHYGGRQATGPRAPNRTTKSSIVCISPLSTLESKSLHLVAVLSDGRRMYLTTSPSSGNLGGFNTDRDKPSCLKVVTTRPSPPLGLSGGLAFGSMSLAGRPQNDDLSLKVEAAHYSAGTLVLSDSSPPTMSSLLIVNRDSSTLSAGSSTLGTSSRSSRALRESVSSLPVEGRMLFVADILPLPDTATAILSLYSAIEYGGYESLEESCEKVSGKLWARGDLSIQHILPRRRFVVFSTMGMMEIVFNRPVDILRRLFESNSPRSILEEFFNRFGPGEAAAMCLMLAARVVHSENLISNVVAQKAAEAFEDPRYVGMPQLEGNNALSNTRTAAGGFSMGQVVQEAEPVFSGAHEGLCLCSARLLFPVWELPVVIVKGSLGSTGAISENGLVVCRLSIEAMQVLENKIRSLEKFLRSRKNQRRGLYGCVAGSGDLTGSILFGASSELGAGDHMVRNLFGAYSRTTESNAGGSSNKRQRLPYSPAELAALEVRAMECIRQLLLRSSEALFLLQLLSQHHVTRLVESFDANLRQSLLQMTFHQLVCSEEGDRLATRLISALMEYYTGPDGRGAVDDVSSRLRDGCPSYYKESDYKFFLAVECLERAAVLPDPVEKDNLARKAFDFLSKVPESADLRTVCRRFEDLRFYEAVVRLPLQKAQALDPAGDAFNDQIDAADREYAVAQRVQCYEIIISALRSLKGDPSQREFSSPLRRAAAQPVLDQASRNKYICQIVQLGIQSPDRLFHEYLYRAMIDLGLENELLENGGPDLVPFLQSAAREHIQEVTSVTSVASPMGHPGTSIPSNQAKFSELLARYYILKRQHLLAAHVLLRLAERRSPNSGDVPTLDERYNYLKNAVIQAKNASSDGLVGSAHGAYDNGLLELLEGKLAVLRFQIKIKQELEVLVSKAEDLPDASESNGTDPNSTETADSNFINIAREKAKELSLDLKSITQLYNEYAVPFELWEICLEMLYFASYSGDPDSSMVRETWARLIDQSLSRGGVAEACSVLKRFGADIYPGDGAVLPLDTLCLHLEKAALERQESGVESVGDEDVARALLAACKGATEPVLNTYDQLLTSGAILPSPNLRLRLLRSVLVILREWAMSLFAQRMGTSNTGASLILGGTFSGEQRTVINQGVRDKISSAANRYMTEVRRLALPQHLTEPVFQGFRELEESLLSPFPFDRY